The DNA window CCACGGTGTGTGTTAATTGTCAGCAAATGACGGTACTGTTCGTCGATTTCCACCTGTAGAAAAGCGTCCGAAAGATCAATCTGGCTGAATATTTTGCAGTTAGTCAGCTTGGCAAAGATGTATTCCGGGAGTGGCAGTGGATACTGATGAGGTTGCAAAGTGGAGTTTAGACCTGTTGAATAGTCTCCGCAAATTCGAATGTTGCCATTTGCTTTGCGCACTACGACGATCGGCGCTGCCCATTCTGAATAATCGACCGGTGTGATGATATTGAGTTTTTCCAACCTGTCCACTGTTGCACTGTTCTTGTACCTCAAATTTAATTTTGGTCCGGTTGCACAACCCGAGCTTTTCGCTGAACACTTTTGGGTAAATAGCTTTGAGAGTTGCACTGGTGGACGGGGTACTAGTAACATGGCAGCAAAAAGTATCCATTGGTATGGACCACAAATTAAAACTATCGACTAAATCAGATCCAAGCACGTGTAGTGGTTTCTTGGTGACACGAATTATCTGCGTGCGTGTGTTTTCGCCGATAGTGATGTCACAGTTAAATTTACCATCAAGTGGCAAAATGTTTCCAGATGCTGCCTTGGCTTTTACTGTTGCTGGTGACAACCTTGGGCTGCCAATTTTCTTCCAGATCTGCTGGCTGATGACGGTAATATCGGAAGCCGTGTCCAACTGAAGACGAACCTGTGTTCCATCAAGGGCAACGGAAACGAATCTCCTCCGCTTCTGCACGTTGCACACATTAACGACGACCATTTTGCTGGCCACCGAATGCTTACCCTTTCTCGATGAACGTTGTGACTTTTTTGAACTGTTGCAGTAGCCTTCACGATGTCCAAACTGCTTACATTCGGAGCATTTGTGGTTTTTGAAAGTACAGTCCCGTACGTAGTGAAATGCACCGCAAAACCAACACGGTGTATCAGGTTTTTTTTCTCGTGTCATGTGCAGCAGGCTTCGAAGATGGCTGATCCCGTATGTTGAACCGTTTATCAGAAGATCGCTGCTTAATGACATTCATTTTTCCGCAATCCTGGAAAGCAGCCGCGTACGGGTTTCTGCATCGCTTTCTGCTTTCAATCCGCAAACGTAGGTCAGGCATTTAAACTGCTCTTCCGATAGCTTTCCCAGCTCAAACTCAACGCAGGCTTTATTAACACGGCAAGCGAAAGCAATATGGTCTTCAGTCGGGTGCTTGGCAATTTGCAACGTTCTATACCGCCTGCTTATTACCGACTCCTTCGACCCAAATAAATTTTTCAGCTTCGCTACTGATTGGGCAAAGGTGTGTTCTTTCGGAAGTTTCGGTAGAATAAAGGAAACATACATTACATGGGAGGTGGCAACACTGGCTGTTCGGTTAGGTCACGTAATTAGCGAGCTCCGTTTTTCGCGCGATATCTCACTGTTTTCAATACCTTTCGGGCTAAACGATAAGTGATATGTGTTTTGAAAGTGCTATATTAGTCAGACACCATCAAGTCTAGTGGCTTTTAACGCTTGTTAATtgccaaaaatgatttttttaacagTTTTATATCAGTAATATGTGTTAGTGCAAGTGATTTCGTTAAGACCCATTCACACATATTCTGTGTGTTTACTCGTCAAAGTCCGAAGCTTTGCGGTGCTCGTGCTAGTGTTGGCTGAGACGATGCGAGGAGTGATACTACCACAAATGGAGGAAAAGTTATATCAAACGCAGTTTGAATACATGATCCCGGTGAGGACATTCTGATTTGTTGCTTATGTTcagtatttttactttattattGTTAATATTTATTCTACGAGAATGCGCGTGTGCGTCGGAATTTGTTGAAGAGCTGAAATCGGATTGCGtattgttcttttgttaaaatggGGAAGGGTAAAGGTTGCTAGCACGCTGTTATATTAACTTTGTTTTGACTGATTGGTAACAGTGGCATCAAGTTGTGATTCCGTTTTTCTCTTCCAGTGTTCTTGAGAGGAGCAACAGATCGAGGTATTGATAGTGTTTGTAAATTGTATACGCTGTTCTGCCCAGCGTTGCCAAGTACTTATTTCgttattacaaaattttaggTTCGGATTAGGCAGTTTTGAGTTTTGTGTTTCACTCGCACTCGAGTTGTCGAGAAAAGTGAGAGATACTTTTGGGTTCTTTTATGCGTAGAAAAGGTCAGGTGGATTAAACTTCTTGGATTCCGACTGGAGCAACGAAGAAATGCGTAATGTACGGGTGAGGATGTTCTTGTATGTGTCTATACACGTTTACTTTGGGTGCTAGGATGTTCGAATGGATTTTGCTTTAAAAATGGACATGTTGGGTCTCTGAGTCTCTGTCGGAGAGGGGTGCGAGCGGCTCTGCTCTTGACTGTGTATGTGTGTACAATGGTGTTTATGAAACGTTCGGTGACGGTGTTTTCTTCCTATGAACCGAATCAAATCTGTGCCAGGTGTGCTGGGCTGCAAGCTAGTTTGGGGCGTGTTCGACCCGAGCTCTGATCCGCTGCGTTAAGATTGTGTGTAGCAAGAGCAAGATGTTTCATCTGTAATTCACATACATTTGCATGTTTCATTTTGCTCCTATCCGTGCTTCGTGGTCGTACGGGGGTCATGGCGAGAGGGTTCTTATAGGATTTTGCACTTTTTCTCTTCCCTCTTCAATACGCGTTCTCACAGGTTTGCAccacagtctatagagaacagttgcgcaaagagtgaagtcagaAAGAGCCtgcctatcgagcacaattggaatgcatctctgatacctctgcagcaaagttggGTTCTAGTTTTGCTCGATAGGTggacttttttcggcttcactttctgcacactctttgcgtacctttatactagGGCCTTTAGTTTGCACATGCAAGTTAATACCAGTCGCTTCTGTTTTATACGCGAGACGAATCTGCACGAGGTTTTGTGCACAGAATAAGCTTTTCCGGGTTCACAGGAGTCTTTTTGTATAGGGTTATGCACCTTGATTGGTTGCATTAGGGAGTGGTCGCACTAACAGGGTTACAGACTGACAGTCGGACCCATACTGTTGATACTATGTGAAACGATTTTATCGGATGTTTCGGCATAATGTTTCATCACTATACGTTATTTTTGATTGCGTGCTGTTTTAAAATGTATGTGAGTGGTAAAGGTGTTCAATGTACTTTTAGTGAACAATGATGGATCCATAGCTCTTGTACTAGCGGCTGAAATCTGCTGGAATATTGATAACGGTGTTGTCTAAGCGTGGTCGGTTTGAATGGCGTGTGGCAGCCAGTGACTGATGCACGAATGGATCTAATGGATTCTTACTGCCGTGTCATGGAtgtattttctttacttttatcTTGTTGGTATGTAGCACTGTTGTTGAACTGAAGACTCattcatttattatttattagctTCAGTTGTCACAAGACGCCAAATCGCTTGTGTGGATATTTGTACCCTAGACTGATGCCCTGTAATGAACGTACACATACATTCGGCTCTTCCTTTCTCATTTCCGCCCCAACATAGGATATACACCATATTGTTTTCCTTCTGTCGTAATTTAAGGGTTTGATTTAATTTTCCTTTAAAACGGATTCTATATTCTGTGTCTCCCTTTAGTACTAAAATACTGTCAACTATCTTATGTTTTTGTACGTACTTTCTTATCTTTCTTAACTAACTTAACTAGTAGTTGGCATAATAACCATTGCTTAGAATTGGCATTCTATTCACACATCTATCTGCCTTGGAAGTAACACAGTTGCACAttattttcttattattttcgCAATTCAGTAGTAGTAAAAATCCTGCTTTTACTACGAAACCAATATTTGTGTGCAGTTCTAGCTATAGTACCTGACTTGAGAAATGAGTAGAAATGAAAAATGAGTAAATTGTACACAAATATATGTTATATAGTTATGGAATTTTATTAGGATCCCCGGAAAAATTAACGACTGATAGAAACTACGAGAATTCGCCGTGCGATAGAAAATTAAACGATatcgatttattaaaatataagcaatgCTGCTCATAGCCGTCTAGCTCATGTTGCTTATTGCGCCAATCATATTAATACAACAAGGAATAAATTTCCCAGATTCCCGGCGGCCGGCTACCGAATGCCCTTTTATATGAC is part of the Topomyia yanbarensis strain Yona2022 chromosome 1, ASM3024719v1, whole genome shotgun sequence genome and encodes:
- the LOC131675974 gene encoding uncharacterized protein K02A2.6-like, producing MNQFSPYSEEDDHKEEARITDKQLIVMAKAIKVKRYMRTRICSERFDNWKQQKLMFSCFGHREGYCNSSKKSQRSSRKGKHSVASKMVVVNVCNVQKRRRFVSVALDGTQVRLQLDTASDITVISQQIWKKIGSPRLSPATVKAKAASGNILPLDEWAAPIVVVRKANGNIRICGDYSTGLNSTLQPHQYPLPLPEYIFAKLTNCKIFSQIDLSDAFLQVEIDEQYRHLLTINTHRGLYHYNRLPPGVKVAPGAFQQLIDTMLAGLKGTSGYLDDVIVGGETQEEHDRNLEAVLQRIQDFGFTIRAEKCSFSKQQIRYLGHIFDRRGKS